Genomic window (Jeotgalibaca ciconiae):
AGTAATAATGATAACGGTCACAAAAAAGGATTTAGTTGAGCTAGGATATGGAACTTCTTTTTCAGCAGACATCATAAAAAAAGCAAAAGAATTGATGATTACAAAAGGGCATATCTACTATCAATCTCGAAAGCTAGATAGAGTCCCTCGTGAAGCTGTTGAAGAAATTCTAGGAATTCGGTTTTCAAATGAAAACAGGTCTGAGTAGTTTTTGCACAGTAAGGAGTAAAAACTATGGTTAAAGACCCAATAAAAAAAGCAAAGAATGGAACCTATTATTTTCGTGCAAATCTAGGTTATGATTCTAAAGGGAAAAAAATTCAAAAATATCGTAGTGGATTCACTACTAAAAAAGAAGCAAGAGAAGAATATTCGAAACTGCTATTGATGAAACCAGAAGAATTAAGTGAGAATAAGGATAAAATGACGTTTAAACATTATATCTTTGAAATTTTCCTTCCATGGTATAAGACACAG
Coding sequences:
- a CDS encoding DUF3173 family protein, whose protein sequence is MITVTKKDLVELGYGTSFSADIIKKAKELMITKGHIYYQSRKLDRVPREAVEEILGIRFSNENRSE